The sequence agttgtacgatcttccgaaagtccgtatagCTTTTTGGCTTCACTGACGACTTTTTTGGATTTTGAGCGGTTAGTAAAATGAAACTAAACCGTCTTAAAAAGAATGGAAGGTTCCTTCCGATTCCGCTATGAAAAAATGAGCGGTTAGTAAAATGAAACTAAACCGTCTTAAAAAGAATGGAAGGTTCCTTCCGATTCCGCTATGAAAAAACTATTTCGTTATAATACTAACATAATAGTAAACGACCAGATACCGGTATTTCGAAACGATTTTTGCGTTCTTCATCAGCGTCTTTTAACGTATAAATAAGAAAAGTAAACTAAGTTGATGAAGACTTTACGTTATAATAAATGAATTCAAATAATTTAACATATATTAAATTGAGGTGATCAAAGTTCTAACCGATTTAGAATAGAGAAGAGAAAAAAAGTTCACTCTTAACCCTTACAACAATGAAAAACGTATACGTTTTATTTCAATTCCAAGAAAGACGCTAATAGAGTTCAGTAGAAACAACAAACAAAGAGGTAAGGTCTCTCAAGTTTGTTGGCCCGGATAAAACTGGTATTTTTATTAATCAGTGTAAAGTGACCCATTATATTAAATCACAATAAATTTATCAACTTCCAGTAGCTTAGTAATTTGTGGTACCAGCTGGCGACGGCTTCTAACATCACACAACACGTATCTTATCTTTAGCTAATTAGTTCAATCCAAGTTTCTGATCAATGTGCCAGACTGAGATAGAGTAAGAAGCATTTGGCTATTCGTCGTTCTTATCGACGGTCGGATTATCACTCTCATCAGCTGTTGGCGGTTGAACACGCGATCCAATGATGGCCTCTGTAACCTGCTTAATAACGGCATCAATCTTATCGGGCAACAGATTTGCGATTGGTTCCAATATCAGTTTTTGACTGAAATAGGTTATTTCGTGTTTTTGCAGCGTAAGCACGTTTATGCCGAGATGATTTGCGATTGTCGGTGGAGGAAATATCAAATGAATACACCGTTGTAAATAGGGAAGCAAATCATATGCGAAACATGAACAGAACCGGATAAAGCACTCTCGCTCCAGAGCAGTAAAGGCCTGTTGTTCCTGACGGTAAAATGAAAGTATATTCTTGCACAGCTTTTTTAGGGAGCTTTCCAGAACTTCGGAGACTGTCGATGCCAGTGCAATTGGAGCGCAAAGACGAAGTTCGTTGAAGACCATCAGAACTGCATTGCAGTATGTTGCCAATGGAGTGAAGTCAAGCAAACTTTCAGGAGGATGGTTGCTGTTCTCCACATTGTCTAATGCTTTCGTTCTTTTGATGCTAGAGGGAACTTTGTTGATTAACGTATATCGCTCTAGATCCTGTTCAAATTGGTGCGTAATTTTTACAATCGACGTTTGAAAGTTCAGACCAATGACTTTAACGAAGACGGGCGCGATTAGAGATCGAAAATCGATTCCGACTCTGCTGAAAGAAAGTCCAAAATACATACACTGCCCGAGAATAGTATCATAGGAACTAATCTCATTCGTAGAAAGATCTTTCTCGAGTGTATCAATGAATTCAACTATTCGATCATGAAGCCAACTATGAAATATTTTGCTTTCATCACCACAATACTGATCCGTAGAGATAGTTGAGAAACTAGATGAAGAAGTATCGTCATCCTCCGAAAATATTGCCCGATATTGGGTGATAATATTGAAAAGATTAACTCGTGTTGCTTCTATTGTTTTTGTCAGATGCATATGAGCTGGAAGATAGATGTAATGAAGATATGAATGAATATAATTCAAAGTAGTTTACCatcatcttgtggaattttgacTAGTAAATTTCTAAACCAACTGGTTCTAATTTGAAGGAATTTAAGCTTGAGCTCTATCGTTGTAAATGCCTGCATCCTTCTCAGATATCCCACTACCTGTAGACATTTTGGCAATTGCAAATCCGATCGAAGCTGTGAAAGTAACTGAATCAACATAGTGTGCCACGCAGCTTCCACAGCTGATTGAATGTTCTGTAAagaaattttacatcaatccgaTTGGTCTCCGTGCATCTAGATCTAGATCACTTACAGCTATGACCGGAATGTGACCATGTTTACTACCAACTCGCTGTACGTAAGCTGCTAGTTCTAACGCTTCATCAAATTTTCCTTCTCTAATACATGTTTCCATCAATTGCGGTATTTCCAATATTTCCAATAGTTCTGCATTGCGAGTCAATGTTAATGAGTTGAGTCTACGAGCGGCATTGATGTTCTTCGAAGACTccaaaaatttttgacaagtatcCGCGAAGTCCGGTAGTTTCTTTTCGAGGCCTTCGGCACACTTTTCCGTGTCAACAAATTTCCGATAGATTTCCCGAGAGCACTCAGCCGtctcgatgatttttttgtaattgtTCACCGCCAGATCCTGGGTTTGTTCTACGTTTTGCATAGTTTCATCATACAACCGTATTTTCTCCTTCTTGAGCTGATCTATTTTGAACGATCCTAGTTTGAACAAATAATCAGATATATCGTTGGAATTTTCACTGTTCAGTAgttctgaaatcaaaaatgattttgggaGTAGAAGGTTATTAAATTTATGATTCGAAATACCTTCATACTGATCAGGAAACACTAGTTTCAAAACCTTTTCGTTTTCGTAGTCCATCTTTTGTTCCGTGCTGGCAATCAATGTTTACGTCTTGTTTTACTCTTTCGAGTGATGTGAGAAACATCAGATGTCAAAAGGAGTTTATTGCGTAGTGTGCGTGTTCTTTTTTGACAATGAATTCATTCATTCCATTCATCCCTTTAAATCGAGGAAACTGAGCAGACCACAACGTGAGTAAATTCTACAAATACATTCGCATATACTTCATCATTCAAAATGCAACGAGGGGTGAGTTAAAGTAAAATATGGTATTCACGTCGTCTCGGTTATCATTGTTGTAATGAAAGAATTGAACAGTACTGTTAGTAATCTACAGTAATTTTTACAATGTAATCTTTACAATCGAAAGTTAGATTTATTATCGAATTTCTAGTATGCATGATCAGGATCTGTGTGAATGCAGTTCGCGTCcatatttttgttctgttttagTTTCGATTGATATTAACACCAGCTTTAATTTACCTTGTAGTGTAATAGCGATCCTCTCATTTACATGTGAGAAATCAATGGAAGTTgaattttggagttttttttgtCAACTACTTCCATGGTTCTTGAAATCAGAAACTAGGAAGAAACTTAAATTAGGTGAGTTTTTTAACATCAGCTCACAAAACCTAcaaatttgattagttttgaaATCAGTTTAGAATATTACGTTACTTTTTCGAATCGTCACTTATCTGGTATATAAGTTTCAAATGAACGATGAAAACCAAACGTTCatccgagaaaaaaaaattatagctTAGTTGAGAGTGCACcgttttattttaagctcataacttctgatttagtgcacattatgcggacatctatacatcaatggaaagataaagtccctagctaacaactattTAAGAAACtaaattgattcatttgattgaaaaaactttattatcaatttagtaaagtgataaattttggccatttcaaaaaagttgttcggttaccggaaccttaagaaatttcggaaaattttaagtaaagaatgcaattattcaaaAGGAAAgaggaatttatttttttcggaggcgttttggacaaagatcttcattgtctgatggtgacttcgccttggctctcttagccgatgatttggatggtggcgcctctggtgttgatttggccggtcttccacgttttttttcttagccggaacATCTGCTGTATGAacagctagatgtttggccaaaaTTTTGACTTGCTTTATTTCGACAGCAGCCTACATATAATTgagaatttttcacgatttgtcgaaaaaaatggggtaccggcactgaaatcggtagacattttgaaaataacaaaacaaatctttggtttcgaaaattttgataacatccggtattaaatcacgaaattgatcgatttcacctcataaatattcaatccactcatctTTCCGATTGAAGCTTGTAGGAGATaaatgattaaattgaaaaaaagattAATCTAGACTAAATAACTTGAAAGAAATTCCACATGATTATTTATTTCAGTGCATATTATGTTCGGTCAAAAATTCGGGTATCGACTGCAAGAAAATGTGTCCAGTGTGCGCAATGAGTGAGAATTAGTTGTTCGGTCGGTAAATTGTTGAGAGAAGTAGTCAGTTTTCGGAAAGACGGTGAACGTTACAGTCGCATGAGATGGAAGGCAGTCGCATCGGACACGAcaatgctcttcaatttatgatactataaaaaaatggaaaaaacttttgtgttgattttcgcgcaattaaaaattattttgaacgtAGTAAAAAGTCAAAGACAAGCGTTTGTTAGCTTCGATATTTGGCACAAAAAagacgtgctgctattacacacactaCCTTCACCTACTTATTCAAAGTaaagactgtactcgaaaataatgcaacttttttttgtatacattttgagTGCTTGCGATGGATTTAGttattcaccctcattcttgtttacggccgtatgcgatacgttcgaaagtatatctaattcgtattcccgtttacgttcgaatcaataacttttttaaacatcgtacatgcataaaaacaacgcccatccaactttaaactatcagttctggtacagatttgagttgtaaacaaaaatctttgatatcatttgttatttgacttgtttttttcgctgattttgtatcatcatgcttgcttacggccgtatcgaccatacgacgaacacatgctttcgaacgaatgcgaacaagccattcttgttttcactcgaacgtgtacgtacgcgactcctgtgcaaaagaaggatcgacAGCACAGGTAGtttttttaggaagattccaagcatcaagaaagtgacgaatgctacataataaataaaaatcgcaCTCATGACCAATTTTATTGAAgtcgtaaatgaaattttcaaattaaacttcgtgcaaaataaaaaagcagtccgatcagtactatctgcgaaaaatatgttgcatttttcttgcaattaggtcatgttttcgatagcttacatatttattacattggtaaaatcatgcatttaatataaaataaagcatgtttacccatggcgtattttccataaagtacttaatagatgtaaaattgatgcgtaaaaactaaCCTCGCAATATTCAAAGGGCTCCCcagaaaaaacagcattttactatactgctatgctttctaaatgttttatgcaaaacaaaaatttatgttttgattacaaatcacctttagattcgaaaataattttgttataaatcggttaaacttttttcaatgtgttcgaacggttgattcgcaacattaaactgacgaatcgaaaccacggcatttcgtctgttcgtccgtaaacgggaatgggacatttcgttcgtacgaatgatgttcgaacacacgtttcgtttgaagctaaaatggcatacattctagcgtttcgcatatggttaatcacaagaattggactgatttcatcaaggcttagcatttttttgaagaagtttactgttattttaatattttgtgGGAAAtgagtcgcgttcgaattcattcgagtgaaaacaagaatggcttattcgtattcgttcgaaagtacccgttcgtcgtatagcggatacggacgtaaacaagaatgagggtgattagCTTCCTTACCTTAGGCAATTTGTCGATTCGATTGTTTTTAAAAACCTGTAACATTACTTATATTATTCAAAAACAGGTACGAACAAATGGAAATAGATATTTGGTACTAGTAagttacaaaaatattttcttctttCATCATTGAAAAATTCAACTTCTGAATATGTTCAAGAATTTGATTGGTATATCTTTAACTAAAACATTGAAACTGAAGACGAGTCGATTGCTGGTCATCTGCAAGTGATCGATGCAAAATTGCATTTAAGCGGGCTAGGTTGATGGATATGTATATGAATTCGATTCGATTGGGCTAACACTTACACGAATCCGAGAATAAATTTATTCGCTTACATAAGCAGAACACATGGGGCATCTTTTTATCCTTAAATCGCTAGTTGACAGAGAAATTTAAAAGATGAAATGAatttcaattgttgaaaaaatttacgGCTATACCGATTCACCTTTAAATGCGTAAgatcaaattcaattttttgacgTGGGACttcgtctttgttttctatatggaGATACGAAAATGGTCAGGTTTGAACATCTACATCTTTGCTTCGACTCTAAGAAGCAATGCCgcggaaaaaataaaaaaaatgttcaatactgctgtaatAGCGACACGAacactcgaagcgaatgcacccTATTTCATCTTACCATTAAGATCATTCTATCgtacagagacagcagatcttacTCTAAGTAATGGTTTGCGTATATAAAATGActattggagctgagatgaatgggaTACCGGTACTCCAATAAAATATTtcgtatatatttaaaaaaagtttatatGGAACACATCAAAGacaccatattaacaagatagccagctctcacatttcccgaacaaatctttggcaacatcctttgtTGCGAGTATGGCGCCCTCAGACGAGATCGCATCGAATCTAGTACATAGAagaaggggagagaaatgtcaaattcgtccgcgccaaaatagcagcactgcgcacccatacaattgacatgatatattgaatgtgatgccgtgcgatggcgttggtgaactgaagattggtttcgctccaagctgacagggtctgaacaCAGGAAATGTACTACCTAAATTTTAGCAATGCTTTTGGCAATATTTTTGATAGAACTTTACTGAAAACGCCAAAAATCGAAGTTTTAAATATGTCGTCCGGAAAAACATTGCGCATTTCAGGCTGTAGATAGTATGGGACTacggtaatattaaaaaaaggtAGGTGCTTTCTCAAATTTGTGATTTATTTCAAAGTATGAGTATACCTGTTTCAAATTGCTTATACACAGTTGTATTGCATTTGTTACAATGCCGACAACGTCTGCATTGCTTCTTTAACCTTCTCGAGATGGTATCATTTTTACTATACATATACATTCATTAGCACTATCTGACCAATTTCTCCAAATCGAAGCACATACGTTACTATGTAAAAGGATCGATCTATTTGCGCaattcggatttttttttcgagaggcACAAAAATGTCTCTACCGATCAGACTATTAATTTTATCATCCCATCCATAGAAGGCATCGGTTATTTTGCTAATTTGGATAACAAATTTTCGACTGGCAAGTAACCTGTTCCGAATGGTTGTGCTAAATTGTGCTGCGAACTGGGACTGTGCAATTTTTACCTCTTTACAATTATGGCTTTGCACTCCAAGACGcactattttggttttgatttgattttctcTGTGCACCGTGTACGCTCCAGAAAAGAGAACAGTTCTTTAAATtgtctatgtttttttttagaacgaGAAAATAGTAGTGGAACACGCATCAATAGTGGAGCATTCAGTTTTATATCTTTCAGATTTTGCACATCTTTTTTGATTCATATTATGTTTAAATTTCTCGTTGAGTAACATAATCATATTCTCAGAATTTATGATGAATTGCTTGAAACACGTTACGTCTGTATGTTACTGTTGATGTAGCATAAAATATTATCTAAATGAATAAAGTATTCTTTCATTATTGTTTTAAAAGTATCGCATTCAAACACAACATCAATGATTTGGCTAATGATTAAAGACCATTTGTACAACAATCTCTGTTACTTTGATTATATTTCACTTGGAATGAGTTATTAATAAAAGTTTTTAGACACAAAATACAAGATGTTCTCACGATTGCAGTTAGTCAATAAAAATGCACAATAATATGATAG comes from Malaya genurostris strain Urasoe2022 chromosome 3, Malgen_1.1, whole genome shotgun sequence and encodes:
- the LOC131437756 gene encoding conserved oligomeric Golgi complex subunit 8; translation: MDYENEKVLKLVFPDQYEELLNSENSNDISDYLFKLGSFKIDQLKKEKIRLYDETMQNVEQTQDLAVNNYKKIIETAECSREIYRKFVDTEKCAEGLEKKLPDFADTCQKFLESSKNINAARRLNSLTLTRNAELLEILEIPQLMETCIREGKFDEALELAAYVQRVGSKHGHIPVIANIQSAVEAAWHTMLIQLLSQLRSDLQLPKCLQVVGYLRRMQAFTTIELKLKFLQIRTSWFRNLLVKIPQDDAHMHLTKTIEATRVNLFNIITQYRAIFSEDDDTSSSSFSTISTDQYCGDESKIFHSWLHDRIVEFIDTLEKDLSTNEISSYDTILGQCMYFGLSFSRVGIDFRSLIAPVFVKVIGLNFQTSIVKITHQFEQDLERYTLINKVPSSIKRTKALDNVENSNHPPESLLDFTPLATYCNAVLMVFNELRLCAPIALASTVSEVLESSLKKLCKNILSFYRQEQQAFTALERECFIRFCSCFAYDLLPYLQRCIHLIFPPPTIANHLGINVLTLQKHEITYFSQKLILEPIANLLPDKIDAVIKQVTEAIIGSRVQPPTADESDNPTVDKNDE